The following coding sequences lie in one Lolium perenne isolate Kyuss_39 chromosome 2, Kyuss_2.0, whole genome shotgun sequence genomic window:
- the LOC127336047 gene encoding ABC transporter I family member 1: protein MPPLTPPPPRLALHAVSCMRNAQTVLRDINVSIHDGTALVLTGANGSGKTTFLRMLAGFSRPSAGEILWNGHDVTSPGVFQQYKLQLNWMSLRDAVKDKLTVLDNVQWFELLEGKHGRAAPAVELMGLGRLANDKARMLSMGQRKRLQLARLLAVDRPIWLLDEPSVALDSEGVRLLEYIIAEHRKKGGIVIVATHLPIQIEDSMSLRLPQRFPRRKTLVDLVR, encoded by the coding sequence ACGCGCAGACGGTGCTGCGGGACATCAACGTCAGCATCCACgacggcacggcgctcgtgctcacgGGCGCCAACGGCTCGGGCAAGACCACCTTCCTGCGGATGCTGGCGGGCTTCTCGCGCCCCTCCGCGGGCGAGATCCTCTGGAACGGCCACGACGTCACCTCCCCGGGCGTCTTCCAGCAGTACAAGCTGCAGCTCAACTGGATGTCGCTCAGGGACGCCGTCAAGGACAAGCTCACCGTGCTCGACAACGTGCAGTGGTTCGAGCTGCTCGAGGGCAAGCACGGCAGGGCCGCGCCCGCCGTCGAGCTCATGGGGCTCGGCAGGCTCGCCAACGACAAGGCCAGGATGCTCTCCATGGGCCAGAGGAAGCGGCTGCAGCTCGCCAGGCTGCTCGCGGTCGACCGACCCATCTGGCTCCTCGACGAGCCCTCCGTCGCGCTCGACTCCGAGGGCGTCAGGCTGCTCGAGTACATCATTGCCGAGCACCGCAAGAAGGGCGGGATCGTCATCGTCGCCACCCATTTGCCCATTCAGATCGAGGATTCAATGTCGCTCAGGCTCCCGCAGAGGTTCCCCCGGAGGAAAACATTGGTTGATCTTGTGCGTTAA